The following is a genomic window from Opitutaceae bacterium.
CCGCCTCGCACCCGGTTCAACACCCGACGTCCGTCACCATTCCGAAAATCACCCGTTTCCGGACGGAGACTACATTCAGAACGTCGAAGCCGGCGACAACTTTCCCAGCCTGCCAACGCTGGCGCGTCTGCGTGCCGTGCTTCGCTGCGATTGGAACGAACTCTTCGCCGGTTGCGAGAAGGTTTGAGGGGAAATTACATCAGCTGGGCCGCCCGACACCGCCCGATGCGGCGATTGCCAAACAACGGACGCATGTGGTAAAGTCAGACCGTGACTGCGACACCAGAAACAGAAGCTTTTGATCGGGGCGTTCGCCCGGTGCTGCAAATCGTCCTGCCGGAGAAAGCCGAGGCCGTGGTGAACTTTCGCGCAGACCCAAAGCTTCAAGCGCGCATTGAGGAATTGGCAGACAAATCCACCGGGGGCCAACTCACCGAAACGGAGAAAGCGGAATACGCGGGTTACGTGCGCGTGAACAAGTTCGTCGCGATTCTTCAGCGGCAGGCACGGCAATTGGTCGGCTCGGAATCCTGAGCGATGGATGAGTGAACGAAAGCCCGCGTCCGGGTGCGCGCCGGCAATCGTTGCGAGTATTGCAAGCTGCGTCAGGACGATTCCCCGCTGGCGGCGCTTCACGTCGAACACGTCCTTCCAAGATTTCACGGCGGCAGCGATGATCTCGACAATCTCGCGCTGGCTTGCATTGACTGTAATCTCCACAAGGGAACGAACCTGACGGGGATTGATCCGCAAACGAATCAAGTCACGGAATTATTCCATCCGCGAGGGCAGCGGTGGGAAGATCACTTCGCGTGGCGCGGGATTTACGTTGTCGGCAGGACGGCTGTGGGCAGGACGACGATACGCGTTCTCAACATGAATTCCGAGGATCAACTCGCGCTCCGTTCGTAATCCACGTTGAGGATTACTCCTCCACCGGCACGACCAGCTTGTCCATGATGTAGTCTTTGCGCTCGGGCGTGTTCTTGCCCATGTAGAAACTGAGCAACTGATCGCTGCTATGGAGCTGCGCCAGGCTCACGGGTTCGGAACGCATGCCTTCCCCGATGAAATCCTTGAATTCGTTCGGAGAGACCTCCCCAAGCCCCTTGAAGCGCGTGATCTCGGCCGACTGCCCGAGCTTGTGCAGGGCCGCCTGCTTCTCGGCCTCTGAATAGCAATAGTGGATCTCCTTTTTGTTTCTAACACGAAACAACGGCGTTTCCAGGATATGCAGGTGACCCTGCACGATCAGTTCGGGAAAGAACTGAAGAAAAAACGAAAGCAGCAGGAGGCGAATGTGCATGCCGTCGACATCGGCATCGGTAGCTATCACAACACGATTGTAGCGCAGTCCATCGAGGCCTTCCTCGATGTTGAGCGCGCTCTGAAGGAGATGAAACTCCTCGTTCTCATAGATCACCTTCTTGGTGAGCCCGTACGTGTTGAGCGGTTTTCCCTTCAACGCAAAAACCGCCTGCGTCTGCACATCGCGGCACGCTGTCAGCGATCCCGCCGCGCTGTCACCCTCCACGATGAAGAGCGTGCTCTCCTCCGCGCGTTTGTCCTTCGAATCGAGATGCACCCGGCAGTCGCGCAGCTTGCGGTTGTGCAGCGAGGCCTTCTTCGCCCGCTCACGCGCCAGATTGCGGATGCCGGACAGCTCCTTGCGCTCGCGCTCGCTCTCCTCGATCTTCCGCTTGAACGCTTCGGCGGCCTCCGGATTGCGATGCAGCCAGTTGTCGAGGTGCTGCTGGACGAAATTGCCGACAAACTGGCGGATCGACGGGCCCTTGGGTCCCATGTCGTTTGAACCCAGCTTGGTTTTTGTCTGCGACTCAAACACCGGCTCGATCACGCGGATGCTGACAGCCGCGACGATCGACTGGCGGATGTCCGCCGCGTCATAGTCCTTCTTGTAGAAATTGCGCACCGTCTGGACGAGCGACTCGCGAAACGCCGCCAGGTGTGTGCCTCCCATCGTGGTGTGCTGGCCATTCACGAAGGAATAGTACTCCTCGCCATAATGCCCGCCGTGAGTCATGGCGACTTCGATGTCGTCCGCCTCGATGTGGACGATGGGATAAAGCGTCTCTCCGGTGAGCTTGCGGCCCAGCAGATCCTTGAGTCCGTTCTCGGATCGGAATGACTTTCCGTTGAAGTTGAGCGTCAGGCCGCGGTTGAGGAACGCGTAGTTCCACAGCATTTCCTCCACAAACTCGGGGCGAAATTTGAAGTCCTTCCCAAAGAGGGCTTCGTCGGGTGTGAACTCAACGATCGTCCCGTTCTTTTCGTCGGTTTTCGCGAGCCGGTTGTCCTTCCTGAGTTTGCCCTGCTCAAAATCCACCACCTTGGTCTCGCCTTCACGCACAGCCTGCGCGCGGTAGCGGAACGACAATGCGTTGACCGCCTTCTGGCCGACGCCATTGAGACCGACGGCCTTCTGGAATGTCTCCGAATCGTACTTCGCCCCGGTGTTGATGATCGACACGCAGTCGATCAGCTTTCCGAGCGGAATGCCCCGCCCGTAATCCCTCACGCGCACCGTGCGGTCCGATATCTCCACCTCGATGCGCTTGCCGAATCCCATCGTGAATTCGTCGATGGAATTGTCTATGGTTTCCTTGAGCAGGACATAAATGCCGTCCTCCGCATGAGTCCCGTTTCCGAGCCGCCCGATGTACATTCCGGGGCGCAGGCGGATGTGCTCCAAGGGAGATAGTGTCTTGATGCTGGCTTCAGTATAGGCAGTGGCCATGGACGATCAGAGGAAAGCTGTGCGCGCTAAAGTCCGGCCTGCGCACCCAGGTGCAAGCGCCATTTTGGTAAAATCTAATGCCACCGGCTTTCAGACACAGCCGTCAAGACAGGCCGAACACTTGCGAAATTCGCCCGTTGACAGCGCGCCCCTCGATCGGTTCATTACGCGACCTTTTTCCATGAGCACACCTGAACAGACCCAGCGCAGCCTCACTCCTCCGGAGATTCCTTTCATGACTCCCCAGGCGATGGTGCGTTACGTGACCGACACGGGCAAGATCCTCCCGCGCAAGTACACCGGCTTCTCGGCCAAGCACCAGCGCGCCGTCACCCGCACGATCAAGCATTCCCGCAACAACCTGCTCGCGCTCTGAGCCGAAGCAGCGATTGATCCACTTTCGAAGCGCCGCCTGAACCAGGCGGCGCTTTTGTTTTCGCCGGATTCCGTCAGCTTGCGTGCGGAGCTAGGCAGGCTGCCGCAAGAGAAACATCTCCGAGCCCAATCGCAATTCAACGTTCCAGCCCCACCAGCTTCGCCTTTAGCAGACGCGCGCTTTCAAGCGCCGCATCCGGAGTGTCCGCGGTCACGGTGAAGTGCCCCATCTTCCGCCCGACGCGCGGTTCGTGTTTTCCGTAGAGGTGAAGCTTCGCGCGCGGATGCTCAAGCAGCACCGGCCAGTTCGGGGCCGTCACCCGGCCGGTCTCCGGGGAAACCCAGGCATCGCCAAGGATGTTCACCATCACGGACGCCTCACGCACCGACGGATCGCCAAGCGGCAGCCCGCAGATCGCGCGGACATGCTGTTCGAACTGACTCGTGCGCGCGCCGTCGATCGACCAGTGACCGCTGTTGTGCGGACGCGGCGCCAGTTCATTCACCAGGAGTTCACCTCGATCGGTGAGAAAAAGCTCCACCGCCAGAAGCCCCGCGAGGTTCAGCCGCTCGGCAATCGCGACAGCGAGTGACTCCGCCTCGCGCGCCACGGCCGGATTTATGCGCGCCGGCACGATGGTGAAGTCCAGGATGTGCCGCGTGTGTATGTTCTCCGCGATCGGAAACACGCGCGTCTCACCCGTGATGCTGCGCGCGACAATCACGGACAGCTCGCACTTGAAGTCCACGAAGCGCTCGATCACCGCGCGCTGGCCCGCAAAGGCCGTCGCGGCCGCCTCGAGCGAGGCATCGTCCGTGAGCTTCTTCTGCCCCTTGCCGTCATATCCGAAGTCCGCGGTCTTCACCACCGCCGGCAATCCCACCCGACGCGCCGCTGCCGGAAGATCCCCGTGGGCCTCAACCTCGGCGAAAGCCACGTGCGGAAATCCGCACTGCCTCAGCCAGGTTTTCTCGCGCATCCGGTTCTGACAGATCTCCAGCACGCTCGAACTCGGCCGAAGCCGGGTGAGATTCTCGATCTTCCAGAGTGGGGCGACGGGGATGTTCTCAAACTCGTAGGTCACAACCGCGCAGCTCGACGCAAACGCCGCGAGCTCATCGGTCTTCTCATAGTCCGCGGTGAAGGTGCGGTTCGCGACCGCACTGGCCGGGCAGTCAGGCGCAGGGTCATAGACATGCACCCGATAGCCAAGCGTCTGCGCCGCCTGCGCAAACATGCGCCCCAGTTGTCCACCGCCAAGGACGCCAAGTGTGCTGCCAGGTTGAATCATGGGAGAGAACCGGGATTCGAACCCGGGAAACCGACCCCGGCAAGCACGCCTTGATGCCGGCCTTCGCACGCAGCGAATTTGCTAGAGTCTGTCGGCACCATGCTGATAGCTGATGGGCCATGTCATTGACCTCCTACGATCAGATCGCCTACACGAGCTCCTCCTTTCCCCAGAGTCATCCGGTAAAACTGGCGACGATCGCACGGCTCTTTGGCCTGACTCCGACAAATCCCGCACGGTGCAACGTACTCGAACTCGGGGCGGCTGACGGCGCGAATCTGATTCCACTGGCTCAAGTGTACCCAGAAAGCAACTTCGTCGGCATCGACCTCTCCTCAAGGCAGGTCGCCGAGGGACGGAAACTTATCGACGGTGCGGGGCTGACGAACGTCACGCTTGAGCACAGGGACATCATGGAATTCGACCGCAAGGGCATGCGGTTCGACTACATCATCGTGCATGGCGTGCTGAGCTGGGTGCCGCCCGCCGTTCAGGAACGCATCCTCAGTCTCTGCCGGGAGGCGCTCACCCCGGACGGAATCGCCTACATCAGCTACAACGCGCTGCCGGGATGGCGCCTGCGCGGAATCATGCGCGACATGATGATCTACCACGCCAACCAGTTTCCCGACGAGGCGACCCGCGCGAGCCAGGCGCGCTCGCTCATCAAGTTTCTCTCCGACAATGTCCCCACCGAGAACAACCCCTACGGCGATTTCCTTCGTTCCGAGCTGGCGCAGATGGAGCAGTGGACCGACTCCTACATCCTTCACGAATACCTTGAGGAGACCAACTCTCCGTTCTACTTCCGCGACTTCCACAATCTGGCGCGCCGGCATCAGCTCCAGTACCTGGGCGAGCCCGAACTCAGCTCGATCCTCCCGGCCAACTTCGATCAAAAGACCCAGGAGACGCTTCACAAGATCTCGGGCGACATCATCGCGATGGAGCAGTACATGGACTTCCTGCGCAACCGGACCTTCCGCATGACCCTGCTCGTTCCCAGGGAGAGCGTCATCAACCGGAACATCAATCCGATCCTCCTGCGCGAAATGTGGTTCGGCACAAGGGCTCAGCCCGTGAGCGAAAAGGTCAACCTGGCGACGGGTGTCACTGAACATTTCAAGGTCGGAAAGGCGACGGTGAATTCCGACAACACGCTGGTGAAGGCCACCCTTGTCGCGCTGCACAACGCCGTGCCCCAGTATCTACACTTCAACGAACTCCTGGCCGCCCTCCGCAACCTTCTCCTCGGCCGGTCATCAGGCGTCATGGAAACCGCCCAGGCGATCCAGGAGCATGTCATCCTCTGCGACCAGCTCCTGATTCTCATGAGCCGCGGCATGGTGGAAGGCCTCGCCTGGCCGCACGTGGGCATCGCCTCCACACTTCCAGAGAAGCCCCGCGTGACGCCGCTCGCGCGGTATCAGGCACTCAACTACCCGCGACACGTCACAAATCTCCGTCACCAGTCGATCAAGTTCGACGCCTTTGCACGCCAGGCCATGTCGTTGATGGACGGCACGCGCGACCGGAAGGAGATCATTCGCGGCATGGCCGAAAAGGCCACGCAGGGAGCAATTACCGTGCAGAACCACGGCAGAACAATCACCGACGTGGACGAGATAGAGACCTTGATCGCACCCCGCGTCACGGCCTGCATCGATCAGTTTCCAAAACTTGCCATGGTTCTGCCCGAGTAGAACGCCGGCTCCCAAGTAAGGCCGCGCCAGAATCGTCCCAAACCAGCCTTCGCCAAGGGTTCAGGATCAACGCAGAAACTGGAATGGCTGAACACGCGGTCCCCGTGCCTGTGGTTTGCGCCCTCATCGAGCGCGACGGCCTCGTGCTCATCGCACAGCGCCCGGCGCACAAGCACCTCGGCTCCCTGTGGGAATTTCCTGGTGGAAAGGTCGAGGCGGGCGAAGACCACCCATCCGCATTGAAGCGGGAAATCATGGAGGAACTCGGATGCGACATCGACCTCGTGCACGCCCTTGCAATCCGGACGCACACCTACGGGGCGGTGACTGTAGCAATGATTCCGTTTGTTGCCCGCCTCGCCTCCGGAAGTCCGGCCCCCCGGTCACTCGAGCATAGCGCAATCGCCTGGGTCGCGCCGCGGGATCTCGCCGCCAGGTCCCTCGCTCCCGCGGATCTTCCCATCGTCGATGACTATCTCCAGTGGTTGTCGGCGCGGCCAGGATCACCGCATCGATGACCGCCGTCTCCGCATGAAGCGTTCCTGTCTGTTGTCCGGTTCTCTGCATACTGCCTTCTCTCTCCAGCCCCAACGGGGCGCATCAAGAACAGACCAGGGCATCGCCCTGGTTTCAGTCTCCAAAATCAAGCGCGAGCCCTGAAAGGGCGGCCCAACCCCGTCACGCCCACGCCTTGGATCGCCCATTCAGGGCTCGAAGTCCTCATTAACTCCCAGAAACCCATGGCGTTGCCATAGGCTGGCTTGGCCCGCGCCGATGGCGCTCCGATCTCCGACTTCTGCCACCGTCGCTTCTTGTCACGCCCGGCATCCGGATGCCAACTCGCCGCCAGGATTTCACCCGCTTGCTTTTCTCGCACTTCCCACCAACCTTGGACCCCTGTTCTTTGAGTCAGCGCCCGAATCGGCACGATTCGAGACTCACCCAAGACTTTTGGGGGTGTTCTGGATTCTACCCTTGGTTGGAGCGCTTCGCTGCCTGTCGAGAGCCGTGGGACTCTCGTAAATCCCCCCGCGAAAACAATAAATGGCAACATCGAAGAAATGCCCCTGGCTGCTTAATTGACAGCCACGTGCGCCCGGCGACGCCTGCTGGCCGGATCGCACGTCGACAGCAGGCATAGTTCGCGTGGTCGTCTCTGACGCGCAGACCGTATCTTCATCCAGAGCCTTGCCGACGACGCGCGCGCGCCATCACTTGTCGAAGGCGAAATCCAAATGGCGATACACAGGTAGACGCGGATCGTGAAGGCCAGGGGCACCCGGGTTCAACTCCCGGCACCTCCACCAATTGAAAGCCCGGGTCGAAAGACCCGGGCTTTTTGTTTTGCACGCACATTCTGGCAAGCGACCGCCTTCCATCCCAGTGACTACCTTGGGATAGTATGGTGATTCAACTACACCCAACCTACCAGAAGTTTGGGTCCCTCGCGCGGTCCAATTTGTGGAAGTTCAAACTCGGACTCGCCTGATTCATCTGCAGGTTGAAGGCTGTCGTCTTGACGGCGTTCTGCACATCGCCAGTCAGCCGCGCGAGACTGTCGGTGAAGGTGTCGGCGATGCGGAAGTCCGTCAGCTTTGCTCAGGTCGCTTCGCTAAGGTCGCTCAGGACACGTTGAGAAAGTGCAGGCACAAACCGACCAAGTTCGATGAGCTGGTCCTCCACCGCCCGGCCGCGTTTGCGCGCGATCGCCTCCAATTTGTGAAGGACGATCACGGGATCCATCGAGTAAAGCGTGAGCAGGTAGTCCTGCGGGTGCAGGACGCGAACATTCCACGGCGCGAGAGCTTCGACAGGGAAATCGCGCAGGTTGAAAGTCACAATCACTTCGGCTTGTGACTGGATTGCTCAGGCCAGCAGGTGCCGGTCCTTGAGATCGTTTCGGCATGCGTCGATCAGTGCCTCGTGGCCAGTCACCATTGCTTCAGGAAAAGCTGCCCTGACCGCAGTCTGGTAGCTCTTGGCGAGGTGCGGTGGCCAGCCTAGTTCACTGAGATGGGTGCGTTCGGTTTCCAGCAGGATTTCCTCGCTCCAACGCGGCAGATAAAGCCGCGGCGTCTCGGCAAGCCGCAACAGGAGGTCGCAGACGCCAAAGTTTGCCAGGACGCACGCGTCCAGCACGACCTTGAAATCAGCCCGCATCGGTCGGGCCTGCTTTGGGTTTTGGGAAGGAGTGCCCGGCCTTTTCCACTTCCGCCGCCAAGTTGTCCAATGTCTTCGTCCGATCTGCGTCCCGGCGTTTTTGGAAATCCAACAGATCCTTGAAGTAGACTCGCCTATGAGCGCCAACCCGGTGGAACTGAATTTCCCCTCTTTCAAGGAGGTTCACAAAAAACTGCCGCGACATTCCAAGGAAATTAGCCGCCGCTTGAGTCGTGAACGTCTCGTCCTCAGGCAACATGACGATCGCCCGTCCCTCACTCATCATTCGGGCGATGCGCATCAAGTATGCGCAGATTGGTTCTGGCAGTTCAGTGCGATTGCCCTGCTTATCAACGAAGGCGACATGACCCGGCTGGGAAAACGCGGCGACCAAACGGTCGAGAACCTTGCGGTCAACGATCGAGGGATCCAAGCGATTCTGTTGGGTGGTGAGCATGCGCAAAAGATTCGGCACGATGCCTAACAAATCAAGTAATCATTCGCTACAAACGCTACTATCGCTGCAACCGCTAAATACGTATTTCGATAAAAATAGCGATTAGTTCAATAAATAATTGATTTTGAACGTCTTCATCACTTCGTCGCCAAGAAGGTTGATCACAGACTGCAATGCGGCCTGACTTCGCGAGTTCGTCGCAGAGTTGGATTCCGCCGCTGAAAAGTCGCTCTCTCTCGAAGATCGTCGTGATTGGAAAATGCTTGGGAATCGAATTCAACTCCCGGCACCTCCACCAATTTTTTGACGGGAAGGGCCGCGTTCACAGCCTGAGACGCGTTCATGCCTTCGAGGGCTCCAGGATCCGCGCGGGTCGGACCATCCTTGCCAGTGCGGCACCCAGATTGCCGTACAAACCCGCACCCACCGCCGCGAGCGCAGCGGCGCCAAGGCAAGCGGGCTCGGGCGATGTCGACATCACCGGCACGCCAAACACATCCGCCATGATTTGAAGCGAAACCGGACTCTTCGCTCCGCCTCCCGTTGCCGCGATCCGCCGAAACAGTCCGTTCGGTGAAATCCTTCCCAGCAGGAGTTTTTCCGTTTCCGCCATCTCCCTCAGTTGACGACGCAGGTTTCCCGCATGCTGTGCAGCCAGCACACCGCCCGGCTTCTCCAGGCAAGCCATCAGCTCTCCCATCGGCACTTCCGGTGCAAACCGCTTCTGGTACTCCTCGAGTCTGCCGGCTCCATTGGGATCATACGCGAGCGCATAGAATCCGGGTTCGCCGGGATGGGGCCCAAAGATGCATTCCGGCATCGGTGCAACGCCTGTCACAAGCACAATGGCCGCCAGCACCGTGCCGCTCGACAACGATGCCTCCACGTGAAATCCCAATCCTGAACCGATCGCGGCCGCATGATGATCCAGCGCGCCCGCCGCCACCACGGTTCCGGGTTCGAGTCCGAAGAGACCCGCGGCCGCCGGCGTGAGCACGCCGGCTTTGCTCCCAGGAAGAAGCGGCACCGACATATGCGCAGCCGTCAGCCCAAATCTCTCCAGGGCGTCCTCCCACCACACGCGTTGCGTGATGTCGTAGAGGCCCGTGAGCGCCGCCGTGCTTGCGTCTCCCACCCTTTCTCCGGTCAGAAAAAATGTGAGGTAGTCGCTCACGGTCATGACGGAACGGCAGCGCCGCCAGGTCCCGGGCGCCTCCCGCTGCAGCCATCGCACTTTCGCCGGCGCGCTCTCCGGCACGAGCTCCCAAAGGCCCGTGCGCCCTCGCCGTTCATCGGAGACTCCAAATTCGCGCAGTTCTTCCGGCAGGGGGTGCGCCCGAAGATCGTTCCAGAAGATCAGCGGAGTCAGCGCGCTGTTTTCGTCGTCGAGGAGGAGAAACGTATTGGCCTGCGATCCGTATGAAATCGCCACAACATCGGACTTGCGCGCACCCGCCTCGCGGATGGCCAGCGTCACCGCATCCCTCAGGCGGGAAAGAAAAATCGCCGCATCCAGTTCCCGCCGGCCCGGTCGCGGCTCCTCCACCCCCGCCGCCACGCGCCCAAGGCCGCGAAGATTACCCGCGAGATCAAACACCCCGGCCTTCAGGTAGGAGGTGCCAAGGTCTATGCCGAGGAGCAGTGGCATGCGGAAAATGCGCCATCAACGCGGCGCGGCAATCAGGTCGAGCGTCGCCTCGACAAAGCGCGGGCCGTTCTCCACGGAGAACACCGCATTGGTCGCCTCATAGTAGGCCTTCTCAACCGCCAGCGGCGTGGCGATGTATCCCTGAAGCTGGCCGTTCGCCAGCGTGATGACGAACGTGTTTCGGGGCGCCCCGGCCTTCAACGCAAGGGCATGCTCAACAAAAAACTCTCCCGGCCATCCGATGAACCGCCATTCGCCGATCCGGATCAACTGGATCTCCGCCGGTGAGGCGGACCGCACCGCATCGCCAAGCCTCCCATCCCCAGCCGCCTCGGCAAGTAAAGCCGTCTTCTCAGCGCCAAATACATCGCACTCGGCCGTGCGCACCGTCTGCTTCGGGGCCTGCGAACTCCGCAGCCGCTCGTATTTTTCCCGGCTGCGCTTCAGCTCCTCACGAGCCTCCCGCACCCCCGGAAACGAGCGCGGTTTCACCTCAAGCCAGCTCCGGCGGGCGCTGACTTCTCCAGTCGGATGGAGGGAGATTTTCTCCAATGCGGCCGCAATGCACCGGCCCAGGTTCTCTCCGATGCGCTGGGCCTCCGCGAAGGTGTTGGCCCGGGTGACATGCCGCGGACTCTGATCCCCCGCTGCACCGAGGTGGTAGACCACCGGGCAAGCCTCCGGAAGCACATGCGTCCGCAGCCAGCGCCGCGTGAACCCCGGGAAATCCGCGCTGATCAGCGTGGAGTCCTCGTGCATCACGGTGGGATGCATGCCGTAAACCACCATGCATGCGATCGCTTTGCCCGTCGCCCGCGACCGCGCGAGCAGAACCGGCGCATCGGGATCAGTCGGGCCCGCCGGATCATGGCGATTCGTTCCCACCCCCTCCGCCCTCGCGACAACCAATCCCAGTTCCGCCGGCTCCGCCCGCTCCACCGCCGTCCTCGCAGCCAGGACCATGCGCTCGGTCAGCCACTCCAGATAAACAGCGTCGGCGGGCGGCACGATCGAATCAGCCGCATTGCTGAGATTGTCGGCCACCACCGGCCCGGAATGCGTGTGCGTCGCCGAAATCATCACCGCCTCCGGGGGCAGGCCCGTGACCGACGCAATGCGGCGTCGCATTGTCGCCACCAGATCCCGGTCGAAAAAAATCAGGTCGTTCGCCAGAAAAAGCGCGCGCCCCCCGCCCGAATCCACAAAGAGTGCCGCGCACTCCAGCGGGTCATGCACGCCCGTGCTGTTCCGCCGGACATGCGGATAACCATAGAGGAACACGCTTCCGGCCGGCGTGATTTCCACCACCGCGGCGCCCGCGCGGAAGGGAGTCGGGAATTCTCTGGCGGAGTCGGAAATCGGCATGGATCGATGGGTGAGAGGCCCGCAATCATGAGCCCGGCAACAACTGTAGCAAATGTTATTGTATGTTCATATCAGCCGGTGACTCACATTTGCTAACATTCACCTCCTCACCCCGCGGAACGAGCCGCGCAGGTCCGCATCAATCCGTCGGGGCGGGGCGGGACACCCCGGCCTTCTTCAGGAGAAGCAGGATTCCGAGCGAAAGCAGCAGGCAGAAGGCCCCGAACTGAAACACCCGCGCCACGTCGACCTTCGCATCGCGCAGCAGGCCCCCGGCGTAGATCGTCACCCCTCCCACGACACAGGCGCACAGATTGAGAATGCCGTATCCAGTCGCCCGATACCGCTGATCGGCGACCAGCGTGAGGATGGGCATCATGTTGGCGTCGGCGAAGGATTTTGTCAGCCCCACCAGCAGCAGTCCGGCGACCGCGATCCAGAGGGAGCTGGAGATCGAGATCAGAAAGACACACGGCGCCGAGACCGCCACGCCGACAATGACCACGTAGATCGGGCCGAGCTCGTGCGACCGGCTCCATCGATCCGCCCAGGCTCCGCCAAGGATGACACCAAGCAGGGCGGCCACCTGAAAATAGATTGTCGCCGTCAATCCCGCCTCGCCCTGCCCAAGTGAGAAGCGTTCGCCAAGGAAGGTCGGCATCCAGCCGACCACCGCCCAGCCGGTCACGCCCATCAGGCTCCAGTAGCCGAGCGACAGCAGGAAGGACCGATTGCTCATCAGACTCGAAACGGCCTCACCCAGCCGCACGGAGCCGGCTCCCGAAGGCTTCGCTGCACCGCTCGCTCCGGACTCCACGGCAGGGGCCGGACGATCCCGGAGGACAATAACAAGGACCACCGCATAGGCTATTCCAATCTGGCCAAAAATCATGAAGGCGTGACTCCATCCGTGCCTCTCGGCAATCCATCCGCCCAGTCCGCCCAGCCCGCTTCCCACCATCACTCCGCTCAAATGAATGCCGTTCGCCAGCGAACGTGTCGTCGTCCTGTGGTAATCCGCAATCAAAGCCAGCGCCGCGGGAATGTAGCAGGCCTCGCTGAGACCCATCAGAGCCCGGGTGAGCAGCAGCTGGTCGAACGTCTTCGCGTGCGCGGTCATCCAGGTCACGACCGACCACGCGACAAAACTGAGGAGAATCACGCGGCTGCGGCTGAACCGATCCGCAACAAACCCCGCGAATGGACTGCACACCGCATAGACGATCAGAAACACCGACGTGAGCAGGCCGAACTGGGCGTCGCTCATCGGAATCTCCGCGAGGATCGAGGTGCGCATCGTCGTGATCATCACGCGATCCAGATAGTTGAGGCAGCCGACGACCCACAGTGTGGCGACAATCAACCAGGCTCGGGGCGGCAGTGCATTGCTTTGATTCATGAGTGATGATCCCGCCCGTTTGAAAAATCTCAGCGCCGGCCTTCGGCGATCAAGGTGCCAGCGCCATCCTCCAGTTGAAGGCCGACCGCCGTCGTCCGGAAGCCGGGTTGCGGGGTCATCGAATGAATTGCCTTCCGGCGCAGGGATGTCACGCGGACGCCTACCAAGCAGACATCCTTCGCCTGCGCCAAGCACAAAGATCTCTCTTTCATCGGGGAAAATCGATGCGTGCACCGTCACCGCCGGTCCACGCTCCCCCGTCTCCGACTCCGTCTCAAGCCACTCCAACTGGTCATTGTGCCTGTCCACCACTTGGTGGTTTGCCGCCGGGCGAAATCGGGTCGAGACTCCGGCCTTCCCACAAAATCCAGTCACTCGATGCGCCCTTCACTCATCCGTTCGCGTCTGCGACAGAACCTCGTCGCCCGCTTCACCTGCATGTACTATCCCTCGGCCATGATGCCGCTGCACGCGGCCAGGGCCGGCTTCGACGCCATCTGGCTCGACACGGAGCACAACACCTGGGATCGACGCGAACTTCAGCGGATCATCGCGCTGCACCATCTGGCCAACATCGACTGCATTGTCCGCACGGGCAGCCGCAACAAGTCCGAGCTCTACCACCTTCTGGAAAACGGCGCCACCGGACTCATGGCGCCCCTGGTCGACACCCCCGAGGACGCCGCCGCACTCGTTCAAGCCGTGAAGTTTCCTCCCCTGGGCGGACGCGGACTCGACGGCGCGGGCCTCGACAACGATTTCTACCTCAAGGGAACGACCAACTATC
Proteins encoded in this region:
- a CDS encoding HNH endonuclease; protein product: MRAGNRCEYCKLRQDDSPLAALHVEHVLPRFHGGSDDLDNLALACIDCNLHKGTNLTGIDPQTNQVTELFHPRGQRWEDHFAWRGIYVVGRTAVGRTTIRVLNMNSEDQLALRS
- a CDS encoding type IIA DNA topoisomerase subunit B, yielding MATAYTEASIKTLSPLEHIRLRPGMYIGRLGNGTHAEDGIYVLLKETIDNSIDEFTMGFGKRIEVEISDRTVRVRDYGRGIPLGKLIDCVSIINTGAKYDSETFQKAVGLNGVGQKAVNALSFRYRAQAVREGETKVVDFEQGKLRKDNRLAKTDEKNGTIVEFTPDEALFGKDFKFRPEFVEEMLWNYAFLNRGLTLNFNGKSFRSENGLKDLLGRKLTGETLYPIVHIEADDIEVAMTHGGHYGEEYYSFVNGQHTTMGGTHLAAFRESLVQTVRNFYKKDYDAADIRQSIVAAVSIRVIEPVFESQTKTKLGSNDMGPKGPSIRQFVGNFVQQHLDNWLHRNPEAAEAFKRKIEESERERKELSGIRNLARERAKKASLHNRKLRDCRVHLDSKDKRAEESTLFIVEGDSAAGSLTACRDVQTQAVFALKGKPLNTYGLTKKVIYENEEFHLLQSALNIEEGLDGLRYNRVVIATDADVDGMHIRLLLLSFFLQFFPELIVQGHLHILETPLFRVRNKKEIHYCYSEAEKQAALHKLGQSAEITRFKGLGEVSPNEFKDFIGEGMRSEPVSLAQLHSSDQLLSFYMGKNTPERKDYIMDKLVVPVEE
- the rpsR gene encoding 30S ribosomal protein S18; its protein translation is MSTPEQTQRSLTPPEIPFMTPQAMVRYVTDTGKILPRKYTGFSAKHQRAVTRTIKHSRNNLLAL
- a CDS encoding 5-(carboxyamino)imidazole ribonucleotide synthase; the encoded protein is MIQPGSTLGVLGGGQLGRMFAQAAQTLGYRVHVYDPAPDCPASAVANRTFTADYEKTDELAAFASSCAVVTYEFENIPVAPLWKIENLTRLRPSSSVLEICQNRMREKTWLRQCGFPHVAFAEVEAHGDLPAAARRVGLPAVVKTADFGYDGKGQKKLTDDASLEAAATAFAGQRAVIERFVDFKCELSVIVARSITGETRVFPIAENIHTRHILDFTIVPARINPAVAREAESLAVAIAERLNLAGLLAVELFLTDRGELLVNELAPRPHNSGHWSIDGARTSQFEQHVRAICGLPLGDPSVREASVMVNILGDAWVSPETGRVTAPNWPVLLEHPRAKLHLYGKHEPRVGRKMGHFTVTADTPDAALESARLLKAKLVGLER
- a CDS encoding methyltransferase regulatory domain-containing protein, whose product is MSLTSYDQIAYTSSSFPQSHPVKLATIARLFGLTPTNPARCNVLELGAADGANLIPLAQVYPESNFVGIDLSSRQVAEGRKLIDGAGLTNVTLEHRDIMEFDRKGMRFDYIIVHGVLSWVPPAVQERILSLCREALTPDGIAYISYNALPGWRLRGIMRDMMIYHANQFPDEATRASQARSLIKFLSDNVPTENNPYGDFLRSELAQMEQWTDSYILHEYLEETNSPFYFRDFHNLARRHQLQYLGEPELSSILPANFDQKTQETLHKISGDIIAMEQYMDFLRNRTFRMTLLVPRESVINRNINPILLREMWFGTRAQPVSEKVNLATGVTEHFKVGKATVNSDNTLVKATLVALHNAVPQYLHFNELLAALRNLLLGRSSGVMETAQAIQEHVILCDQLLILMSRGMVEGLAWPHVGIASTLPEKPRVTPLARYQALNYPRHVTNLRHQSIKFDAFARQAMSLMDGTRDRKEIIRGMAEKATQGAITVQNHGRTITDVDEIETLIAPRVTACIDQFPKLAMVLPE